The following coding sequences lie in one Nitratireductor mangrovi genomic window:
- a CDS encoding sugar ABC transporter ATP-binding protein — protein sequence MLEIRGLTKRFGGIVALDGVAMSVARGRVHALLGENGAGKSTLFKCLSGVHAPDAGEMFLDGRPFAPQSPIAAETAGLRFVHQELNLVPGFSAFENAFVGRRYPRRAGLIDWRAMRRRFAGIRDRYGLDVDIDVPVGRLSTAKCQLVEILRALMDEARLLVLDEPTASLSEAEAETLHGIVRRLAAHGCAMIFVSHRLDEVFAVADEYTVLRNGRSVGSGTMKQIDRDGIVALMAGEGFRQEDASGAINTGAAVLQLSDIRPSPVRAGVDMSVAAGEIVGLYGIVGSGRSSLLKTIWGANPLASGEIRIDGSRLPAMGIGERIRAGVAYVPEDRRTKGLVMHHPILDNALLPSLSRYRVAGFLPVVNWRAARIGARAMLSERNVKYGRLTDPVSTLSGGNQQKVMIGRWLAGDTRLFLLDEPTRGVDVRSKAEIHALCRRLAENGAAVVLVTSDIEELLMLATRIVVMAQGRVTLDMANQGLERQTILGATFSAERQRVAMRTVP from the coding sequence ATGCTCGAAATCCGCGGCCTCACGAAGCGTTTTGGCGGCATCGTGGCGCTTGACGGCGTCGCGATGTCCGTCGCGCGGGGCCGGGTCCACGCCCTGTTGGGCGAAAACGGGGCCGGCAAGTCCACCCTGTTCAAGTGCCTGTCGGGCGTCCATGCACCCGATGCCGGCGAGATGTTCCTCGACGGCCGGCCTTTCGCCCCCCAAAGCCCGATCGCGGCAGAAACGGCCGGTCTCAGATTCGTGCATCAGGAGTTGAACCTTGTGCCCGGCTTCTCCGCCTTCGAAAACGCTTTCGTCGGGCGCCGGTACCCGCGCCGGGCCGGCCTCATCGATTGGCGCGCCATGCGGCGCCGGTTTGCCGGCATCCGCGACCGCTACGGGCTCGACGTCGACATCGACGTGCCGGTCGGTCGCCTGTCGACGGCGAAATGCCAGCTGGTCGAAATCCTGCGCGCGCTGATGGACGAAGCGAGGCTGCTCGTCCTGGACGAGCCGACGGCTTCGCTGAGCGAGGCGGAGGCCGAGACGCTGCACGGCATCGTCCGGCGTCTCGCCGCGCATGGCTGCGCCATGATCTTCGTGTCGCACCGGCTGGACGAGGTGTTCGCCGTGGCGGACGAATACACCGTGTTGCGCAACGGCCGCTCGGTCGGCAGCGGCACGATGAAGCAGATCGACCGGGACGGTATCGTGGCCCTGATGGCCGGCGAAGGGTTTCGCCAGGAGGATGCCTCCGGCGCGATCAACACTGGCGCGGCGGTCCTTCAACTCTCGGATATCCGCCCTTCGCCGGTGCGCGCCGGCGTCGACATGTCGGTCGCCGCCGGGGAAATCGTCGGCCTCTACGGCATTGTCGGCAGCGGGCGGTCCAGCCTGCTCAAGACGATCTGGGGCGCCAACCCGCTGGCATCCGGCGAGATCCGGATCGACGGATCGAGGCTTCCAGCGATGGGGATTGGCGAGCGTATCAGAGCCGGCGTCGCCTACGTGCCCGAGGATCGGCGCACCAAGGGGTTGGTCATGCACCATCCCATCCTCGACAACGCGCTACTGCCGAGCCTGTCGCGATACCGGGTCGCCGGCTTCCTGCCGGTGGTGAACTGGCGCGCCGCGCGCATCGGCGCCCGCGCCATGCTGTCGGAGCGCAACGTCAAATACGGCCGGTTGACCGACCCGGTCTCCACCCTTTCGGGAGGAAACCAGCAAAAGGTGATGATCGGGCGCTGGCTTGCCGGCGACACGCGCCTTTTCCTGCTCGACGAGCCGACGCGCGGCGTCGACGTCCGCTCCAAGGCGGAAATCCACGCCCTATGCCGGCGGCTCGCCGAGAATGGTGCCGCCGTCGTCCTTGTCACCAGCGATATCGAGGAACTCCTGATGCTCGCCACGCGCATCGTGGTGATGGCGCAAGGACGCGTCACGCTCGACATGGCCAATCAGGGTCTCGAACGCCAGACCATCCTCGGCGCCACGTTCAGCGCCGAGAGGCAGCGCGTGGCGATGAGGACCGTCCCGTGA
- a CDS encoding ABC transporter permease translates to MSAISRFGTLLGLIAIVALFSALSPGSFAQASNLINITQQMSLLAIVALGATFVMSLSEFDLSVGAVVSMSGIVSVSLFALGWGIVPTIAITLLAGFAVGCASGFLIATWRMPSFIMTLAMGTIIGGITFWASGGATLFGSIPDGFRNLGRGYLAGIPVLTLWALTTTVFAALVLDHTEPGRRMLAIGGNREAARLTGVRIVPTSVLAFGLCTLLAALAGLLLTARLGSAHPTGGAGFLLQAYAAVFLGMTAFRDGQPNAAGTLVGAAIIAVVANGLTILGVPNYLQDIFTGLIIIGAVLVRNIGHSER, encoded by the coding sequence GTGAGCGCCATTTCCCGGTTTGGCACGCTGCTCGGGCTGATAGCGATCGTCGCGCTGTTTTCGGCGCTGTCGCCCGGCTCCTTCGCGCAGGCCTCCAACCTGATCAACATCACCCAGCAGATGTCGCTGCTGGCGATCGTGGCGCTCGGCGCGACCTTCGTCATGTCGCTGTCGGAGTTCGACCTGTCGGTCGGCGCGGTGGTGTCGATGTCCGGCATCGTTTCGGTCAGCCTGTTCGCCCTCGGGTGGGGGATCGTTCCGACCATCGCGATCACCCTTTTGGCCGGCTTCGCGGTCGGCTGCGCCAGCGGCTTCCTGATCGCGACATGGCGCATGCCGAGCTTCATCATGACGCTGGCAATGGGCACCATCATCGGCGGCATCACCTTCTGGGCCAGCGGCGGCGCCACGCTGTTCGGCAGCATACCCGACGGTTTCCGCAACCTGGGGCGCGGCTACCTGGCAGGCATACCCGTGCTCACGCTGTGGGCCCTGACCACAACGGTATTCGCCGCGCTGGTACTCGACCACACCGAACCCGGCCGGCGCATGCTGGCGATCGGCGGCAACAGGGAAGCAGCCCGCCTCACCGGCGTCAGGATCGTGCCTACATCGGTCCTCGCCTTCGGCCTATGCACTTTACTTGCGGCGCTCGCCGGCCTGCTTTTGACCGCGCGCCTGGGCAGCGCGCATCCGACCGGCGGCGCCGGCTTTCTGCTCCAGGCCTATGCCGCGGTGTTCCTCGGCATGACCGCGTTTCGCGACGGGCAGCCAAACGCGGCCGGCACGCTGGTGGGTGCCGCCATCATCGCAGTCGTGGCGAACGGGCTGACCATCCTCGGCGTCCCGAACTATCTGCAGGACATCTTCACCGGCCTCATCATCATCGGCGCGGTGCTGGTGCGCAATATCGGACACTCGGAGCGATGA
- a CDS encoding GntR family transcriptional regulator, which translates to MKHLPEASAHERVASAMISELASGLWRAGDHLPAELELAAFYKVGRRTVRKALAVLERQGLVVKNQGRRTLFRGRSISRLRETVEDFPTAARRAGFVPSTRVAEFARIAAGLTEARALSLPLGAPVAEIWRLRLLDGRVAVCQRSVLPDEIASRVPRSRLSHGSLYAALREHAGVGELFVASEQLATSQASELEARHARIEPGRSVVRMARVVADAPCRLVEYSNVIFLDRSYHYAVV; encoded by the coding sequence ATGAAACACTTGCCGGAGGCCTCAGCACACGAGCGTGTCGCCAGCGCCATGATCTCCGAACTCGCGAGCGGCCTGTGGCGCGCCGGCGACCATCTACCGGCCGAACTGGAACTGGCGGCCTTTTACAAGGTCGGGCGGCGCACCGTGCGCAAGGCACTCGCGGTGCTGGAGCGGCAGGGGCTCGTCGTCAAGAACCAGGGGCGCCGGACGCTGTTTCGCGGCAGGTCGATTTCGCGCCTGCGCGAGACGGTGGAGGACTTTCCGACGGCCGCGCGCAGGGCCGGCTTCGTGCCCTCTACCCGGGTGGCCGAGTTCGCCCGTATCGCCGCCGGTCTTACCGAGGCACGGGCCTTGTCGCTGCCGCTCGGCGCGCCGGTTGCCGAGATCTGGCGCTTGAGGCTTCTGGACGGGCGGGTCGCAGTCTGCCAGCGCTCGGTGCTTCCCGACGAGATCGCAAGCCGCGTTCCGCGCTCGCGACTGAGCCACGGATCGCTCTACGCGGCGCTGCGCGAACATGCCGGCGTGGGCGAACTGTTCGTCGCGAGCGAGCAATTGGCGACGTCGCAGGCATCCGAACTCGAAGCACGGCACGCGAGGATCGAACCGGGACGCAGCGTCGTCCGCATGGCCCGCGTGGTGGCGGACGCGCCTTGCCGCTTGGTCGAATATTCGAACGTCATCTTCCTGGACCGCAGCTACCACTATGCCGTCGTCTAG
- a CDS encoding fumarylacetoacetate hydrolase family protein, protein MSFAIDLPQDGVFVGRARTPDRAHPVVVAVRGSEIVDITARAAPTVRDLCELEDPTAYVAGAEGRSLGSLSEIAANSVAARTDPSRPFLLSPVDLQAVKASGVTFVVSLLERVIEEQARGDPGKAEAIRADIAGLIGDDLSTLKPGSPEAMAIKSKLIERGAWSQYLEVGIGPDAEIFTKCQPMASVGFGADVGLHPVSTWNNPEPEVAVIAASDGRIVGATLGNDVNLRDVEGRSALLLGKAKDNNASASLGPFIRLFDAGYSLADVKQAIVGLRVEGEDGFVLEGESSMAEISRSPEELVAAAMGDHHQYPDGMVLYLGTMFAPVKDRGEAGKGFTHKTGDIVTISSERLGALVNRVELSTGCPAWRYSASHLMRDLAGAGLI, encoded by the coding sequence ATGTCTTTTGCGATCGATCTGCCTCAGGACGGCGTTTTTGTCGGGCGCGCGCGGACACCCGACCGCGCGCATCCGGTCGTCGTCGCAGTGCGTGGCAGCGAAATTGTCGACATCACCGCCCGCGCTGCGCCGACCGTGCGCGACCTCTGCGAACTGGAGGACCCGACCGCGTATGTGGCTGGGGCCGAGGGCAGAAGCCTGGGCAGCCTCTCGGAGATCGCGGCGAACAGCGTGGCCGCGCGCACCGATCCTTCGCGCCCGTTCCTGCTTTCGCCTGTCGATCTGCAAGCGGTGAAGGCCTCGGGCGTCACCTTCGTCGTCAGTCTGCTGGAACGGGTGATCGAGGAACAGGCGCGGGGGGATCCCGGAAAAGCGGAAGCGATCCGCGCCGACATTGCCGGGCTGATCGGCGACGATCTCTCGACGCTGAAACCCGGTTCACCGGAGGCGATGGCAATCAAGTCGAAACTCATCGAGCGGGGGGCGTGGTCGCAATATCTGGAGGTCGGGATCGGCCCCGACGCCGAGATTTTCACCAAATGCCAGCCGATGGCCTCGGTGGGTTTCGGTGCCGATGTCGGGCTGCATCCCGTTTCGACATGGAACAATCCGGAGCCCGAGGTCGCCGTCATCGCCGCCAGCGACGGACGGATCGTCGGCGCCACGCTCGGCAACGACGTCAATCTCCGCGACGTCGAAGGCCGCTCGGCGCTGCTCCTCGGCAAGGCCAAGGACAACAATGCGTCGGCCTCGCTCGGACCCTTCATTCGTCTGTTTGATGCCGGCTATTCGCTCGCCGACGTGAAGCAGGCCATAGTTGGGTTGCGTGTCGAAGGCGAGGACGGCTTCGTGCTTGAGGGTGAAAGCTCGATGGCCGAGATCAGTCGCTCGCCCGAGGAACTGGTGGCTGCCGCGATGGGAGACCACCATCAATATCCGGACGGGATGGTACTCTATCTCGGCACGATGTTCGCCCCGGTGAAAGACCGCGGCGAGGCGGGCAAGGGCTTCACGCACAAGACCGGGGACATCGTCACCATTTCTTCCGAGCGTCTTGGAGCGCTTGTAAACCGCGTCGAACTCTCGACGGGTTGCCCTGCGTGGCGCTATAGCGCCAGTCACCTGATGCGCGATCTGGCAGGGGCCGGGCTGATCTGA
- a CDS encoding histone deacetylase family protein: MKFVFHEIQRQHDPKHFLSSGAPQPNPEVPERAERLLAGATAAGLERTEPRDHGLAPAAAVHTPEYLRFLETIYARWQRISDASAEVVPNIHPDRRDFSYPRSAVGQAGYHMTDTACPISERTWESVYWSAQTAAEAAAMVRDGERAVYALSRPPGHHAFADLAGGFCFLNNSAITAQVLRGVHERVAIVDIDLHHGNGTQGIFYARSDVLTVSLHADPERFYPFFWGYASERGEGAGLGYNHNLPLPRGSGDEIFLDTLDAALSRVASFAPGAVVFALGLDAFEGDPFGGLSVTTAGFRQIGRRCASIGMPAVIVQEGGYLCDSLGDNLTAFLTGYREGAGI, from the coding sequence ATGAAATTCGTCTTTCACGAGATCCAACGCCAACACGATCCGAAGCACTTCCTGTCGTCGGGTGCGCCGCAGCCGAACCCGGAAGTGCCGGAGCGCGCCGAGCGGCTGCTCGCAGGGGCGACAGCTGCCGGTCTTGAGCGAACCGAGCCACGAGATCATGGGCTGGCGCCAGCTGCCGCTGTCCACACCCCCGAATATCTGCGCTTCCTGGAGACGATCTATGCACGCTGGCAGCGCATCTCAGACGCATCCGCCGAGGTGGTCCCGAACATCCACCCCGACCGCCGCGACTTCTCCTATCCGCGCTCCGCTGTCGGCCAGGCCGGATATCACATGACCGACACGGCCTGTCCGATATCGGAGCGGACCTGGGAATCGGTTTACTGGAGCGCACAGACAGCCGCCGAGGCGGCCGCCATGGTCCGCGATGGAGAGCGGGCTGTCTACGCACTCAGCCGCCCACCTGGTCACCACGCCTTCGCCGACCTGGCGGGCGGCTTCTGCTTTCTCAACAATTCGGCGATAACAGCGCAGGTGCTGCGCGGCGTTCACGAGCGCGTCGCGATCGTCGACATCGATCTGCATCACGGCAACGGCACGCAAGGTATCTTCTACGCCCGCTCCGACGTGCTGACGGTTTCCCTTCATGCCGATCCGGAACGCTTCTATCCGTTCTTCTGGGGGTACGCTTCCGAACGAGGTGAAGGCGCCGGTCTGGGCTATAACCACAACCTGCCATTGCCGCGCGGCTCCGGCGATGAGATCTTCCTGGACACGCTCGACGCGGCATTGAGCCGCGTCGCCTCGTTTGCGCCGGGCGCTGTCGTGTTCGCATTGGGTCTGGATGCCTTCGAGGGCGACCCCTTCGGCGGCCTGTCCGTAACCACGGCCGGATTCCGGCAGATCGGGCGACGCTGCGCCAGCATCGGCATGCCCGCCGTCATAGTCCAGGAAGGGGGCTATCTTTGCGATTCGCTGGGCGACAATCTCACCGCCTTCCTGACCGGTTACCGGGAAGGTGCGGGCATATAG
- a CDS encoding 3-keto-5-aminohexanoate cleavage protein, translating into MADPVILTCALTGSIHTPTMSPNLPVTADEMVEQAVGATEAGASVLHLHARDPRTGKPSAEIAHFEGFLPRIRQQTDAVVNISTGGSSQMSLAERLAPALAAKPEMCSLNMGSMNFGIFPLAGRFDSWKHEWEQGFLEATRDVVFKNTFADIEHILSELGDGCGTRFEFECYDAGHLQTVAYYLKQGLIRPPVFVQFVLGILGGIDASPEALVFMKATADRLLADSYRFSVLAAGRHQMRLGTMGALLGGNVRVGLEDNLTDGKGRGLAPDNAHQVARIRRILEEMGFTIAAPHEARAMLDLKGGDRVAF; encoded by the coding sequence ATGGCTGACCCTGTGATCCTGACCTGTGCCCTGACAGGTTCGATCCACACGCCGACGATGAGCCCTAACCTGCCGGTGACTGCCGACGAGATGGTGGAGCAGGCGGTCGGAGCGACCGAGGCCGGGGCCTCGGTGCTGCATCTTCACGCGCGCGACCCGCGGACCGGCAAACCGAGCGCTGAGATTGCCCACTTCGAGGGATTCCTGCCGCGTATCCGCCAGCAGACCGACGCCGTCGTGAACATATCGACGGGAGGCTCGTCGCAGATGAGTCTTGCAGAACGCCTCGCGCCGGCATTGGCCGCAAAGCCGGAAATGTGCTCGCTCAACATGGGATCCATGAATTTCGGCATCTTCCCGCTTGCCGGGCGGTTCGACAGCTGGAAGCACGAGTGGGAGCAGGGCTTCCTCGAGGCAACCCGTGACGTGGTGTTCAAGAACACCTTCGCAGACATCGAGCACATTCTGTCTGAACTGGGAGATGGATGCGGCACCCGGTTCGAATTCGAATGCTACGACGCGGGCCATCTCCAGACCGTCGCCTACTATCTGAAGCAGGGCCTGATCCGGCCGCCGGTGTTCGTCCAGTTCGTGCTGGGCATACTGGGCGGGATCGACGCGAGCCCGGAGGCGCTCGTGTTCATGAAGGCGACCGCCGACCGCCTGCTGGCGGACAGCTACCGCTTCTCGGTGCTGGCGGCGGGACGTCACCAGATGCGGCTCGGAACGATGGGCGCCCTGCTGGGCGGCAATGTCCGTGTCGGACTGGAGGACAACCTGACGGACGGCAAAGGGCGCGGTCTCGCCCCGGACAATGCGCATCAGGTGGCCCGTATCCGCCGCATCCTTGAGGAGATGGGCTTTACGATCGCGGCTCCGCATGAGGCGCGCGCCATGCTGGATCTCAAGGGCGGCGACCGTGTCGCCTTCTGA